Proteins from one Niallia circulans genomic window:
- a CDS encoding ribonuclease H-like domain-containing protein, giving the protein MSIKNKLQRLKPHLNTGTSSQEPQISELESKGVEIPFLDVWASENVTPYWVDDNYCLIREVRYPISYEHGNYAFQDFLTSVHAWNQSDYRHPLSAKGHKAEDLFFFDTETTGLGGGAGNSIFILGYAVVKDAEIVLKQHILPNPGAEVPLFKSFLENVDYTTLVTYNGKAFDWPQVKTRHVFVKEHVPKLPEFGHFDLYHASRRMWKHKLERTKLSIVEKEVLGVERHDDIPGFLAPMIYFDFVERKDPEGMLGILKHNEIDILSLITLYTHISFQLLNKDVNMSARETYEVGRWYASLGENAQAVESLSAIIDGSSEENVMAKFILAKQYKKEKNYTEATLLWEGIIEAEGNADSKIVFESYIEAAKLLEHKTKDFGKALAYTKKAYMLIEGTEDAVNPRLIAEINKRELRLQKKIGILT; this is encoded by the coding sequence ATGTCTATTAAAAATAAATTGCAGCGTTTAAAACCACATTTAAATACTGGCACGAGCAGTCAGGAACCACAAATATCTGAGCTTGAGTCAAAAGGAGTAGAAATTCCTTTTTTGGATGTATGGGCAAGTGAGAATGTAACTCCTTATTGGGTGGATGATAATTACTGCCTCATACGTGAGGTCAGATATCCAATTTCCTATGAACACGGCAACTATGCTTTTCAAGATTTCTTGACAAGTGTTCATGCATGGAATCAATCTGATTATCGCCATCCGTTGTCCGCTAAAGGACACAAGGCAGAAGACCTGTTCTTTTTTGATACGGAGACGACTGGATTAGGAGGGGGAGCTGGCAATAGTATCTTTATCCTAGGCTATGCCGTTGTGAAGGATGCAGAAATCGTGCTGAAGCAGCATATTTTGCCAAATCCCGGAGCAGAGGTACCGCTGTTTAAAAGCTTTTTAGAGAATGTTGATTATACAACACTTGTTACCTATAATGGCAAAGCCTTTGACTGGCCGCAAGTAAAGACAAGGCATGTGTTCGTGAAAGAGCATGTGCCAAAGCTTCCCGAATTTGGCCATTTCGACTTATACCATGCTTCCCGAAGAATGTGGAAGCACAAACTAGAACGAACCAAGCTATCCATTGTTGAAAAGGAAGTACTTGGTGTGGAAAGACATGATGATATTCCTGGTTTTCTTGCACCAATGATTTATTTTGATTTCGTGGAAAGAAAAGACCCAGAAGGCATGCTTGGGATATTAAAGCATAACGAGATAGATATTCTCTCACTCATAACACTTTATACGCATATCAGCTTTCAATTATTAAATAAGGATGTCAATATGTCAGCAAGAGAAACTTACGAGGTCGGCAGATGGTATGCTTCCTTAGGAGAAAACGCTCAAGCTGTTGAAAGTCTGTCAGCCATTATAGATGGAAGCAGTGAAGAAAATGTTATGGCAAAATTCATCTTGGCAAAGCAATACAAAAAGGAAAAAAATTATACGGAAGCAACATTACTGTGGGAGGGTATTATTGAAGCAGAGGGCAACGCAGACAGCAAGATAGTGTTTGAGTCGTATATCGAAGCAGCTAAACTCCTGGAACATAAAACGAAGGATTTCGGCAAAGCATTAGCATATACGAAAAAAGCATATATGCTGATTGAGGGAACAGAGGATGCTGTAAATCCACGCTTAATAGCAGAGATTAATAAAAGAGAACTGCGCTTACAAAAAAAAATAGGTATATTAACCTAA
- a CDS encoding CotD family spore coat protein — protein sequence MHCKPNVLPAICHPTKCCVNHTFQNNIVPHIHPTHTTTVNHVNYEHQHFFPQSQSVQNVVTNTQANMGPAPVPYPAPQQPAQTGGVPFTATGTAFPGGAPGGFPGGFQGGFPGGFPRR from the coding sequence ATGCATTGCAAACCTAATGTATTACCAGCAATCTGTCACCCAACTAAATGTTGCGTGAACCACACGTTCCAAAATAATATTGTTCCTCATATTCACCCAACTCATACTACTACAGTAAACCACGTGAATTATGAGCACCAACATTTCTTCCCACAATCACAATCTGTACAAAATGTGGTGACAAACACGCAAGCAAATATGGGGCCGGCACCAGTTCCATACCCAGCGCCTCAACAACCTGCTCAAACTGGTGGTGTTCCATTTACAGCTACTGGAACAGCTTTTCCTGGAGGAGCTCCAGGCGGTTTCCCAGGTGGATTCCAGGGTGGATTCCCAGGCGGTTTTCCTAGAAGATAA
- a CDS encoding DUF1273 domain-containing protein, with protein sequence MKVVAISGYKPFEIGLFKKNDPAVDYIKRAIRKELEQLLEEGLEWVLISGQLGTELWAAEVVYDMQLNGHSELKLGVVTPFLNQEQGWKEENKEWYEEILMQADFVDSVSKKDYEGPNQLRMKNVFLLQKSDALLMFYDTEKTGSPKYLYDLAAQYKERNNYDIRLISFYDLQAIVEEEQYNNDFF encoded by the coding sequence ATGAAAGTAGTAGCTATTTCAGGCTATAAGCCATTTGAAATTGGCTTATTTAAAAAAAATGATCCTGCAGTCGATTACATAAAAAGAGCTATACGAAAAGAACTGGAGCAATTGCTTGAAGAGGGGCTTGAATGGGTGCTAATAAGCGGCCAGCTCGGTACAGAGCTTTGGGCGGCTGAGGTTGTATATGACATGCAGTTAAATGGTCATTCAGAATTAAAGCTGGGAGTTGTGACTCCATTCTTAAACCAAGAGCAAGGCTGGAAGGAAGAAAATAAAGAATGGTATGAAGAGATTTTGATGCAGGCAGACTTTGTCGATTCTGTATCAAAAAAGGATTATGAAGGTCCGAACCAGCTGCGGATGAAAAATGTTTTTTTGTTGCAGAAAAGTGATGCGTTGCTGATGTTTTACGATACAGAAAAAACAGGAAGTCCTAAATATTTATACGATCTTGCAGCACAATATAAGGAAAGAAATAATTATGATATCCGGTTAATCAGTTTTTATGACTTGCAAGCAATTGTTGAAGAAGAACAATATAACAATGACTTCTTCTAG
- the gpsB gene encoding cell division regulator GpsB, whose protein sequence is MLSDKIKLTAKDILEKEFKTAMRGYKPEEVDQFLDLIIKDYETLHQEIEELQQENMRLKRQVEDSSKRPQTPTTTAGTTNFDILKRLSNLEKHVFGSKLYD, encoded by the coding sequence ATGCTATCAGATAAGATTAAATTAACGGCTAAGGATATTCTCGAGAAGGAATTTAAAACGGCCATGCGAGGATACAAGCCAGAAGAAGTAGATCAATTTTTAGATTTAATTATCAAGGATTATGAAACATTGCACCAAGAAATTGAGGAGCTGCAGCAGGAGAATATGCGCTTGAAAAGACAAGTGGAAGACAGCTCCAAAAGGCCGCAGACACCAACAACTACGGCTGGGACAACTAATTTTGATATTTTAAAAAGGTTGTCTAATCTGGAAAAGCATGTTTTTGGCAGCAAGCTTTACGATTGA
- a CDS encoding THUMP domain-containing class I SAM-dependent RNA methyltransferase — MKQYSLVATAAMGLEAIVAKEVRDLGYECTVDNGKVHFKGDEKAIARCNMWLRTADRVKIIVGEFRATTFDELFEKTKALNWQDYLPVNAQFPVAGKSVKSKLFSVSDCQAIVKKAIVNKLSTHYNKTGWLEENGAMFKIEISMLKDVATLTIDTSGHGLHRRGYRVGQGEAPIKETLAAALIQLTNWTPDRPFADPFCGSGTIAIEAALIGQNIAPGFNREFISEEWDWMSAKVWDEVRMEAEDLANYDQPLDITGTDIDHRMVKIAGENAFEAGLGELVTFKQMQVRDFTTMKENGVIVGNPPYGERLGDKPSVQRMYQEMGQAFEPLETWSIYMLTADEQFEEHYGKKATKKRKLFNGFIKTDYYQYWGRRKRD, encoded by the coding sequence ATGAAACAATATTCATTAGTTGCAACGGCTGCAATGGGGCTTGAAGCAATTGTAGCAAAGGAAGTAAGAGATCTTGGCTATGAATGCACGGTTGATAACGGAAAGGTTCACTTTAAAGGGGACGAAAAAGCAATCGCCAGATGCAATATGTGGCTTCGAACAGCTGACCGCGTAAAAATCATTGTGGGCGAATTTAGAGCAACTACCTTTGATGAATTATTTGAAAAAACAAAGGCATTGAACTGGCAGGACTATTTACCAGTTAACGCTCAATTTCCTGTAGCGGGAAAATCAGTAAAATCCAAGCTTTTCAGTGTTTCAGACTGTCAGGCAATTGTTAAAAAAGCGATTGTTAACAAACTGAGCACACACTACAATAAAACTGGCTGGCTTGAAGAGAATGGCGCTATGTTTAAAATCGAGATCAGCATGTTAAAGGATGTAGCAACATTAACGATTGATACATCAGGGCATGGCCTGCATCGTCGTGGTTACCGTGTTGGACAAGGGGAAGCGCCGATTAAGGAAACTCTTGCAGCAGCTCTGATTCAGCTTACAAACTGGACACCAGACCGTCCTTTTGCTGACCCTTTCTGTGGTTCTGGTACGATTGCAATTGAAGCAGCATTAATCGGGCAAAATATCGCTCCAGGCTTTAATCGTGAGTTCATTTCAGAAGAATGGGATTGGATGAGCGCAAAAGTATGGGATGAAGTCAGAATGGAAGCAGAAGACTTAGCTAATTACGATCAGCCTCTTGACATAACAGGAACGGATATTGATCATAGAATGGTTAAAATTGCAGGAGAGAATGCCTTTGAAGCAGGTCTTGGCGAGCTTGTAACATTTAAGCAAATGCAAGTAAGAGACTTTACGACAATGAAGGAAAACGGCGTAATAGTTGGAAATCCACCATATGGCGAACGCTTAGGGGACAAGCCTTCTGTTCAAAGAATGTACCAGGAAATGGGACAAGCATTCGAACCGCTTGAAACATGGTCTATCTACATGCTGACAGCAGACGAGCAATTCGAAGAGCATTACGGCAAAAAAGCAACAAAAAAACGCAAGCTCTTCAACGGCTTCATTAAGACAGATTATTATCAATACTGGGGCAGAAGAAAACGTGATTAA
- a CDS encoding ATP-dependent DNA helicase, whose protein sequence is MQNSMPFEVSKTESFYDKLGEWIGDVFYDILPDAGYELRDEQVFMAYQLEKAFKEKKTIFAEAGVGTGKTFVYLLYSICYARYVNKPAIIACSDETLIEQLVKKEGDIAKLEQALGLKIDVRLAKSRNQYLCLNKLDQKITFEDTYNTIYDTLPDFVHGSGSLQSFAPYGDRKDYSDLTDEDWDGVAWDSMQDCFTCDKRHRCGQTLHRDYYRNAKDLIICSHDFYMEHIWTKESRKREGQLPLLPDSACVVFDEGHLLEYAAQKALTYRLTEQNLENLLTKLLANDVREKTLNIIEDTIYQNEQFFAALTNASFETEGSDKQEIKKTDTVMKEGKRLAGLISDLEEELVFESEMYVINEYDLKVVEEYLEQISHSLRLFLREMNGITWFEEHDGERTLVIMPRLVQDIMKEDVFSQKKPIIFSSATLSNNKSFEYMANSLGAKDFLSFSVESPFDYEENMKVIMREYNHGDNEQKQEYVIKQLVNAGGRSLVLFNSKEDLAKFKAALPKDFNIPIYFEGEAEISGLVSKFQNEEESILCTVNLWEGLDVPGRSLENVFIFSLPFPPNDPVYKSKRENTTDPFTEVDLPYMILRLRQGIGRLIRTTEDSGSIHILMDKEEKQAVKEAVTAALPVEPTAV, encoded by the coding sequence ATGCAAAACAGCATGCCATTTGAGGTTTCGAAAACAGAGTCATTTTACGATAAATTAGGAGAATGGATTGGGGATGTGTTTTACGACATTCTTCCGGACGCAGGGTATGAGCTTCGTGATGAACAAGTGTTCATGGCATACCAGCTCGAAAAGGCATTTAAAGAGAAAAAGACGATTTTTGCAGAAGCAGGAGTCGGAACAGGGAAAACATTTGTATATTTACTTTACAGCATTTGCTATGCAAGATATGTGAATAAGCCTGCCATTATCGCATGCTCTGATGAAACATTGATTGAACAGCTTGTCAAAAAGGAAGGCGATATTGCGAAGCTGGAGCAAGCTTTAGGTTTAAAAATAGACGTACGCCTTGCGAAATCGAGAAACCAGTATCTTTGCTTAAACAAGCTTGATCAGAAAATTACTTTTGAAGATACGTATAATACTATTTACGATACATTACCTGATTTTGTTCATGGCAGTGGTTCGCTGCAGTCATTTGCACCATATGGCGACAGGAAGGATTATTCTGACTTGACGGATGAAGATTGGGACGGTGTTGCATGGGATTCGATGCAGGATTGCTTTACATGCGATAAGCGTCACCGTTGTGGACAAACCTTGCACAGAGATTACTACCGCAATGCGAAGGATTTGATCATTTGCTCACATGATTTTTATATGGAGCATATTTGGACAAAGGAATCTAGAAAAAGGGAAGGTCAATTACCACTGCTCCCAGATAGTGCTTGTGTAGTGTTTGATGAAGGCCACTTGTTAGAATATGCAGCTCAAAAAGCATTGACTTACAGACTAACTGAACAAAACCTAGAAAACCTTTTGACTAAACTCCTTGCAAATGACGTTCGAGAAAAAACATTAAATATTATTGAAGATACAATCTATCAAAACGAACAATTTTTCGCTGCATTAACGAATGCATCGTTTGAAACAGAAGGCTCGGACAAGCAGGAAATTAAAAAAACAGATACAGTCATGAAGGAAGGCAAAAGACTTGCTGGACTTATCTCTGACTTAGAAGAAGAATTAGTCTTTGAAAGTGAAATGTACGTCATTAATGAGTATGATTTAAAAGTAGTTGAAGAGTATTTAGAGCAAATCTCTCATTCGCTTCGTTTATTCTTAAGAGAAATGAATGGTATCACTTGGTTTGAGGAACACGACGGTGAGCGCACACTTGTCATCATGCCAAGACTTGTACAAGATATTATGAAGGAAGATGTATTTAGCCAGAAAAAACCGATTATCTTCTCTTCAGCAACATTATCTAACAACAAGTCATTTGAATACATGGCAAACAGTTTAGGAGCGAAAGACTTCCTATCTTTCTCTGTCGAATCTCCATTTGATTACGAAGAGAACATGAAAGTAATCATGAGAGAATATAATCACGGAGATAATGAACAGAAGCAGGAATATGTAATAAAGCAGCTAGTCAATGCTGGCGGAAGATCACTTGTATTGTTTAACAGTAAAGAAGACTTAGCCAAGTTTAAAGCAGCGTTGCCAAAGGATTTCAACATTCCGATTTATTTTGAAGGGGAAGCAGAAATAAGTGGCCTTGTTTCCAAATTCCAAAATGAAGAAGAGTCCATATTATGTACTGTTAACCTATGGGAAGGCTTAGACGTACCAGGAAGATCACTAGAAAACGTCTTTATTTTCTCCTTGCCGTTCCCGCCAAACGACCCTGTTTATAAATCAAAACGTGAAAATACAACAGATCCGTTTACAGAAGTCGATTTGCCTTACATGATACTCCGCTTAAGACAAGGCATCGGACGTCTAATCCGAACAACAGAAGACAGCGGCAGCATCCATATCTTAATGGACAAAGAAGAGAAGCAAGCTGTTAAAGAAGCAGTCACAGCAGCCTTGCCAGTAGAACCAACTGCCGTTTAA